A single region of the Nocardioides ochotonae genome encodes:
- a CDS encoding DUF4031 domain-containing protein: MILVDPPHVPGHGRFWSHLASDVSYEELHRFARGLGIPERGFDRDHYDVPSEWYDDVVAAGATPVSSRDLVARLNAAGLRRRKTPRPR; the protein is encoded by the coding sequence ATGATCCTGGTCGACCCGCCGCACGTCCCCGGGCACGGCCGGTTCTGGTCGCACCTGGCCAGCGACGTCTCCTACGAGGAGCTGCACCGCTTCGCCCGCGGGCTCGGGATCCCCGAGCGCGGCTTCGACCGCGACCACTACGACGTGCCCTCGGAGTGGTACGACGACGTGGTCGCCGCCGGCGCCACCCCGGTCTCCTCGCGCGACCTGGTGGCCCGCCTCAACGCGGCCGGCCTGCGCCGCCGCAAGACCCCCCGTCCCCGCTGA
- a CDS encoding HD domain-containing protein, with amino-acid sequence MDPADHWPLPDAPELRDALHAAYADPSRGYHDAQHLAEVLRRLSELARAGFVYDPVPVVLAAWFHDAVYDGERDAEERSAAWAEHALVGLLSDVEVAEVARLVRLTETHDPAPDDANGCALSDADLAILASPAERYAAYAAAVRVEYAHLDDATFLAGRARVLQNLTAKERLFRTPYALERWEAPARANLEHELAGLLARIG; translated from the coding sequence GTGGACCCTGCTGATCATTGGCCCCTGCCCGATGCCCCCGAGCTGCGCGACGCGCTGCACGCGGCCTACGCCGACCCGAGCCGGGGCTACCACGACGCGCAGCACCTGGCCGAGGTGCTGCGGCGCCTCAGCGAGCTCGCCCGGGCCGGCTTCGTCTACGACCCGGTGCCGGTGGTGCTGGCCGCGTGGTTCCACGACGCGGTGTACGACGGGGAGCGCGACGCCGAGGAGCGCTCCGCCGCCTGGGCGGAGCACGCCCTGGTGGGTCTCCTCAGCGACGTGGAGGTCGCCGAGGTGGCCCGACTGGTGCGGCTCACCGAGACCCACGACCCGGCGCCGGACGACGCCAACGGGTGCGCGCTGTCCGACGCCGACCTGGCGATCCTCGCCTCCCCCGCCGAGCGGTACGCCGCCTACGCAGCGGCGGTGCGCGTGGAGTACGCCCACCTCGACGACGCCACCTTCCTGGCCGGGCGGGCCCGGGTGCTGCAGAACCTCACCGCGAAGGAGCGGCTGTTCCGCACGCCGTACGCGCTGGAGCGCTGGGAGGCCCCCGCCCGCGCCAACCTCGAGCACGAGCTGGCCGGTCTCCTCGCCCGGATCGGCTGA
- a CDS encoding nuclear transport factor 2 family protein — protein MAVTPERIRAVVEQYVELIGRGDADEIAGLYADGASLEDPVGREPLTGREQIRKFYANLAGADISTRLFEVRICGNEAVFHFEVATRAGDASYTVAPIDLMSFDEQGRITSMRAFWSQTDMKVS, from the coding sequence ATGGCAGTGACCCCCGAGCGGATCCGCGCGGTCGTGGAGCAGTACGTCGAGCTCATCGGACGCGGCGACGCGGACGAGATCGCCGGGCTGTACGCCGACGGCGCGAGCCTCGAGGACCCGGTCGGCAGAGAGCCGCTGACCGGCCGCGAGCAGATCCGGAAGTTCTACGCCAACCTCGCCGGGGCCGACATCAGCACCCGGCTGTTCGAGGTGCGGATCTGCGGCAACGAGGCGGTCTTCCACTTCGAGGTGGCCACCCGTGCCGGTGACGCGTCCTACACGGTGGCGCCCATCGACCTGATGAGCTTCGACGAGCAGGGCCGGATCACCTCGATGCGCGCCTTCTGGAGCCAGACGGACATGAAGGTCAGCTGA
- a CDS encoding MSCRAMM family protein, translating into MENLRIRRVSVLLALATLIAALLLTVATPTPPATGAPSMGTVRGEITGPQAGAPRLKMLWFTKDWRYLGQKKVRYGIYSLNLAPGTYRLQFVDLRPAYDLTKYAPGNVTVTVRAGRTVQRNVRLTRGAGITGVARGGGKVLPGAKVVAANASEQSFETKANAKGEFAIGGLPAGRYSVFTWDRSGVWVGKSTWAGALKRGQARHVSPRLSTRGGTLLVDLRFGQASGAKVRQRVTVTVVSRASGQWWSARSSRDGTVTFRGLHPGGYTMIAPGAGDYLAQSGVVRGAQVRAGRADLASTFVWTKRGASVSGTVVDAADPAFALPSAEVMLFDRAGNRLATTTADSRGRFRFGGQLTTQSGLTVVVNPQADRGGWMTTRSSYCLFTSYRRASVSVTTGRETSVGLLLLPRSTASGQPTQCRPPGPTPTPTPTPTPTPTVTPTPTPTSTPTPTSSPTPTPTVGPVS; encoded by the coding sequence GTGGAGAACCTCCGGATCCGCCGCGTGTCCGTCCTGCTCGCACTGGCGACGCTCATCGCCGCGCTGCTGCTCACGGTCGCGACCCCGACGCCCCCGGCGACGGGCGCACCGAGCATGGGCACGGTGCGCGGCGAGATCACCGGCCCGCAGGCGGGCGCACCCCGGCTGAAGATGCTGTGGTTCACCAAGGACTGGCGCTACCTCGGTCAGAAGAAGGTGCGCTACGGGATCTACTCGCTCAACCTCGCCCCGGGCACCTACCGCCTGCAGTTCGTCGACCTGCGCCCGGCGTACGACCTCACCAAGTACGCCCCCGGCAACGTCACGGTGACGGTGCGCGCGGGGCGGACCGTGCAGCGCAACGTCCGCCTGACGCGCGGCGCCGGCATCACCGGCGTCGCCCGCGGCGGCGGCAAGGTGCTGCCCGGCGCGAAGGTGGTCGCCGCCAACGCGAGCGAGCAGTCCTTCGAGACCAAGGCCAACGCGAAGGGAGAGTTCGCCATCGGTGGCCTCCCGGCCGGGCGCTACTCGGTCTTCACCTGGGACCGCTCCGGTGTGTGGGTCGGCAAGAGCACCTGGGCCGGAGCGCTCAAGCGCGGCCAGGCGCGCCACGTGAGCCCGCGCCTGAGCACCCGTGGCGGCACCCTGCTGGTCGATCTGCGCTTCGGCCAGGCGTCCGGTGCGAAGGTGCGGCAGCGGGTCACCGTGACCGTGGTGAGCAGGGCCAGCGGCCAGTGGTGGAGCGCGCGCAGCAGCCGCGACGGCACCGTCACCTTCCGCGGGCTCCACCCGGGGGGCTACACCATGATCGCCCCGGGCGCCGGCGACTACCTCGCCCAGTCCGGCGTCGTGCGCGGGGCCCAGGTCCGCGCCGGCCGGGCCGACCTGGCCAGCACCTTCGTGTGGACCAAGCGCGGCGCGAGCGTGAGCGGCACGGTGGTCGACGCCGCCGACCCCGCCTTCGCGCTGCCCAGCGCCGAGGTCATGCTCTTCGACCGGGCCGGGAACCGGCTCGCCACCACGACCGCCGACTCCCGCGGCCGCTTCCGGTTCGGTGGCCAGCTGACGACCCAGAGCGGCCTGACGGTGGTCGTCAATCCGCAGGCCGACCGCGGCGGGTGGATGACGACGCGCAGCAGCTACTGCCTGTTCACGTCCTACCGCCGTGCGAGCGTGTCGGTCACGACCGGGCGCGAGACCTCCGTGGGCCTGCTGCTCCTGCCCCGCTCGACCGCCTCGGGCCAGCCGACCCAGTGCCGGCCGCCGGGGCCGACACCCACGCCGACCCCGACCCCGACTCCCACGCCGACGGTGACTCCCACGCCGACGCCGACCTCGACGCCGACACCGACCTCGAGTCCCACGCCGACGCCGACCGTGGGTCCGGTCAGCTGA
- a CDS encoding oxygenase MpaB family protein, with product MGVRDRLGQVIFQRVAGPDGDAQRQRIHGRPGPRLFEAGSPITTVHGDASMFVGGLRALLLQTLHPAAMRGVAEHSDYRVDTWGRLARTSTFLATTTFGHVEDAEAAIARVRKIHERVRGVMPDGTPYAASDPHLLGWVHAAEADSFLRAHDIYGREPLDAAGRDTYLVQLAEIGRRLGVIDPPTTTEELATTLASYRPELRATPEAREAVAHVLLHPPLPLAARPPYAVLGAAAVALMPAWTRRPLRLPRLPVTERTVVRALGTLATGTIRWAMRPAPVDRPQEIEESLRRP from the coding sequence ATGGGCGTACGGGACCGGCTCGGGCAGGTCATCTTCCAGCGCGTCGCCGGACCGGACGGCGACGCCCAGCGACAGCGCATCCACGGCCGGCCGGGTCCACGCCTGTTCGAGGCGGGCTCACCGATCACCACCGTGCACGGTGACGCCTCGATGTTCGTCGGCGGACTGCGCGCGCTGCTGCTGCAGACCCTCCACCCGGCGGCGATGCGCGGCGTCGCCGAGCACTCCGACTACCGGGTCGACACCTGGGGTCGCCTCGCGCGCACCAGCACCTTCCTCGCCACCACGACCTTCGGCCACGTCGAGGACGCCGAGGCCGCGATCGCCCGGGTGCGCAAGATCCACGAGCGGGTGCGTGGCGTGATGCCCGACGGCACGCCGTACGCCGCCTCCGACCCGCACCTGCTGGGCTGGGTGCACGCGGCCGAGGCGGACAGCTTCCTGCGCGCCCACGACATCTACGGCCGCGAGCCCCTCGACGCCGCCGGGCGCGACACCTACCTCGTCCAGCTCGCCGAGATCGGTCGCCGCCTCGGCGTGATCGACCCGCCGACGACCACCGAGGAGCTGGCCACCACGCTGGCGTCGTACCGACCCGAGCTGCGCGCCACCCCGGAGGCCCGCGAGGCGGTCGCCCACGTGCTCCTGCACCCGCCGCTGCCGCTCGCGGCGCGCCCGCCGTACGCCGTGCTGGGCGCGGCCGCGGTCGCGCTGATGCCCGCGTGGACCCGGCGGCCGCTGCGGCTGCCCCGGCTCCCGGTCACCGAGCGCACCGTGGTCCGGGCCCTGGGGACGCTGGCCACCGGCACCATCCGCTGGGCGATGCGGCCGGCCCCGGTGGACCGCCCGCAGGAAATTGAGGAGAGCCTTCGCAGACCTTGA
- the serA gene encoding phosphoglycerate dehydrogenase, with amino-acid sequence MKVLLLENIHPVAVEQLEARGFEVELLSHSLSEDELIAALPGVAMLGIRSNTTVTAKVLDAAPDLVAIGCFCIGTNQVDLAAASERGVAVFNAPYSNTRSVVELVIGEIIALARRLPEKIERMHAGVWDKSAKGSHEVRGRILGIVGYGNIGTQLSTVAEALGMQVVFYDTADRPAHGNARRMNSLEELLAISDVVSLHIDGRLGNAGLFGAKQFSQMKPRAMFINASRGMVVDDHALRDHLKSGHLAGAALDVFPVEPKAQGDQFESVLRGLDNVILTPHVGGSTQEAQEEIGRFVSGKLVAFALEGSTGLSVNMPAVAPPPMAPGQHRLGFLHRNVPGVLAKLNDLLAEQGDNVTGQTLATSGELGYVVTDVAAPPSTGSLERLCRSDKAIWVRTWSA; translated from the coding sequence GTGAAGGTCCTGCTGCTGGAGAACATCCATCCCGTCGCCGTCGAGCAGCTCGAGGCCCGTGGCTTCGAGGTCGAGCTGCTGAGCCACTCGCTCTCCGAGGACGAGCTCATCGCCGCCCTGCCGGGCGTGGCCATGCTCGGCATCCGCTCCAACACCACGGTCACCGCCAAGGTGCTGGACGCCGCCCCGGACCTGGTGGCGATCGGCTGCTTCTGCATCGGGACCAACCAGGTCGACCTCGCAGCCGCCTCCGAGCGCGGCGTCGCGGTCTTCAACGCGCCGTACTCCAACACGCGCAGCGTGGTCGAGCTCGTGATCGGCGAGATCATCGCCCTCGCCCGCCGCCTGCCCGAGAAGATCGAGCGGATGCACGCCGGCGTGTGGGACAAGTCCGCGAAGGGCAGCCACGAGGTGCGCGGGCGGATCCTGGGCATCGTCGGCTACGGCAACATCGGCACCCAGCTCTCCACGGTCGCCGAGGCGCTCGGCATGCAGGTCGTCTTCTACGACACCGCCGACCGCCCGGCCCACGGCAACGCGCGACGGATGAACAGCCTCGAGGAGCTGCTCGCGATCTCCGACGTCGTGAGCCTGCACATCGACGGGCGCCTGGGCAACGCGGGCCTGTTCGGCGCCAAGCAGTTCTCCCAGATGAAGCCGCGGGCGATGTTCATCAACGCCTCGCGCGGCATGGTCGTCGACGACCACGCGCTGCGCGACCACCTGAAGTCCGGCCACCTCGCCGGCGCCGCGCTCGACGTCTTCCCGGTCGAGCCGAAGGCGCAGGGCGACCAGTTCGAGTCGGTCCTGCGCGGCCTGGACAACGTGATCCTGACCCCCCACGTCGGCGGCTCCACCCAGGAGGCGCAGGAGGAGATCGGGCGCTTCGTGTCCGGCAAGCTCGTCGCCTTCGCTCTCGAGGGCAGCACCGGGCTGTCGGTCAACATGCCCGCCGTCGCCCCGCCGCCGATGGCCCCGGGCCAGCACCGGCTGGGCTTCCTGCACCGCAACGTGCCGGGCGTGCTCGCCAAGCTCAACGACCTCCTGGCCGAGCAGGGCGACAACGTCACCGGCCAGACCCTGGCCACCTCCGGCGAGCTCGGGTACGTCGTCACCGACGTCGCCGCGCCGCCCTCGACCGGCTCCCTCGAGCGTCTCTGCCGCTCCGACAAGGCGATCTGGGTCCGGACCTGGTCGGCGTGA
- a CDS encoding DNA repair helicase XPB yields MNDGPLIVQSDKTLLLEIDHERAADCRKAIAPFAELERSPEHIHTYRLTPLGLWNARAAGHDAEQIVDTLLAYSRYAVPHALLVDVAETMARYGRLRLEKHPTHGLVLSSTDRPVLEEVLRAKKIKGMLGDRLDEDTVVVHPSERGNLKQALLKLGWPAEDFAGYVDGEAHAISLVEDGWTLRDYQRDAAESFWHGGSGVVVLPCGAGKTIVGAAAMAHAQATTLILVTNTVSARQWKDELIKRTSLTEDEIGEYSGAMKEIRPVTIATYQVLTLRRKGAYPHLELLDARDWGLVVYDEVHLLPAPIFRMTADLQARRRIGLTATLVREDGREGDVFSLIGPKRYDAPWKDIESQGWIAPADCVEVRVTLPSAERLVYATAEPEERYRLASCTAEKTRVVRDIVAAHPGQPTLVIGQYIDQLDELAAELDAPVIKGETTVKERQRLFDAFRSGEIGLLVVSKVANFSIDLPSAEVAIQVSGSFGSRQEEAQRLGRLLRPKSEGKSAHFYTIVSRDTVDAEFAQNRQRFLAEQGYAYRIVDAEDLPA; encoded by the coding sequence GTGAACGACGGCCCTCTCATCGTCCAGTCGGACAAGACCCTGCTGCTCGAGATCGACCACGAGCGTGCCGCGGACTGCCGCAAGGCGATCGCGCCGTTCGCCGAGCTCGAGCGCAGCCCCGAGCACATCCACACCTACCGCCTCACCCCGCTCGGCCTGTGGAACGCCCGCGCCGCCGGCCACGACGCCGAGCAGATCGTGGACACGCTGCTGGCCTACAGCCGCTACGCCGTACCGCACGCGCTGCTCGTCGACGTCGCCGAGACGATGGCGCGCTACGGCCGGCTGCGCCTGGAGAAGCACCCCACCCACGGGCTGGTGCTCTCCAGCACCGACCGGCCGGTGCTCGAGGAGGTGCTGCGCGCCAAGAAGATCAAGGGCATGCTCGGCGACCGCCTCGACGAGGACACCGTCGTGGTGCACCCCTCCGAGCGCGGCAACCTCAAGCAGGCGCTGCTCAAGCTCGGCTGGCCGGCCGAGGACTTCGCCGGGTACGTCGACGGCGAGGCGCACGCCATCTCCTTGGTCGAGGACGGCTGGACGCTGCGCGACTACCAGCGCGACGCGGCCGAGTCGTTCTGGCACGGCGGGTCGGGGGTCGTCGTACTCCCCTGCGGCGCCGGCAAGACGATCGTCGGGGCGGCCGCGATGGCGCACGCCCAGGCGACCACGCTGATCCTGGTCACCAACACCGTCAGCGCCCGGCAGTGGAAGGACGAGCTGATCAAGCGGACCTCGCTGACCGAGGACGAGATCGGCGAGTACTCCGGCGCCATGAAGGAGATCCGGCCGGTCACGATCGCGACGTACCAGGTGCTGACGCTGCGCCGCAAGGGCGCCTACCCGCACCTGGAGCTGCTCGACGCCCGCGACTGGGGCCTGGTCGTGTACGACGAGGTGCATCTGCTGCCCGCACCGATCTTCCGGATGACCGCCGACCTCCAGGCCCGCCGCCGGATCGGGCTGACCGCGACGCTGGTGCGCGAGGACGGCCGGGAGGGCGACGTGTTCTCCCTGATCGGGCCGAAGCGGTACGACGCGCCGTGGAAGGACATCGAGTCGCAGGGCTGGATCGCGCCCGCCGACTGCGTGGAGGTGCGGGTGACGCTGCCGAGCGCGGAGCGGCTGGTCTACGCCACCGCCGAGCCCGAGGAGCGCTACCGGCTCGCCTCCTGCACCGCGGAGAAGACCCGGGTGGTGCGCGACATCGTGGCCGCCCACCCCGGTCAGCCGACGCTGGTGATCGGGCAGTACATCGACCAGCTCGACGAGCTCGCCGCCGAGCTCGATGCCCCGGTGATCAAGGGCGAGACGACCGTGAAGGAGCGCCAGCGCCTCTTCGACGCCTTCCGCTCCGGGGAGATCGGGCTGCTGGTGGTCAGCAAGGTCGCGAACTTCTCCATCGACCTGCCCTCCGCCGAGGTGGCGATCCAGGTGTCCGGCTCGTTCGGCTCGCGTCAGGAGGAGGCCCAGCGCCTCGGCCGGCTGCTGCGCCCGAAGTCGGAGGGCAAGTCCGCGCACTTCTACACGATCGTCTCGCGCGACACCGTCGATGCGGAGTTCGCCCAGAACCGCCAGCGCTTCCTCGCCGAGCAGGGCTACGCCTACCGGATCGTGGACGCCGAGGACCTCCCCGCCTGA
- a CDS encoding helicase-associated domain-containing protein, translating to MSGRPASPSGFRSLADQLRSWSDERLARLLAARPDLASPVPHDSSQLASRAAVRSSLLRALDQLDLLELTVLDALVVLGHSTPEQLDTVVNAEPTDVARALARLGDLALVWESQAGLRPLTGVADALGSGPGTSGLMPCSPDSRPPAEIEKRLAELSEPARTLLEHVAEHGGEATTGTSRHLVSPHDARTPAEELLARRLLVPRGGGVVVLPGEVGLALRGGRTTREPVGTPPPLVTSERDAALVDRAAAGTAFEAVRRVELLLDQWSTHPPTSLRSGGLGVRDLRATALLLHVDEPTAALVVEVAYAAGLLATAADPDGNPAWVPTDAFDLWIATTPAERWVALVRAWLDSPRLPGLVGKRDNAGKTWNALAPELTGSHLVETRRTALGELAALPDGQVLATGTGTPSLVARLAWLRPRRPRTRADLVAWSLEEAAALGVTALGGLSGPARQLLDGADPVPALTRLMPEPVDHVLLQADLTAVAPGPLESSLARRLALVADVESRGGATTYRFTPGSVRRALDTGWGAAELHEFLASVSRTPVPQPLTYLVDDTARTFGTIRVGHAEAFLRADDETALAELLHHPRAASLGLRRIAPTVLISDTPIDVLLPRLRDLGAAPVVEAPDGTVRVSRPDLLRARTPKEHRRSAGASAARATATVAAVVTAIRSGDRAAEARPTGAAAAPLTPSGSLAALREAVETRTSVLIGYVDNHGTSTERVVDPISVEGGQLTAHDHRSDDVRTFAVHRISVVRPVED from the coding sequence ATGTCCGGACGACCTGCGTCACCCAGCGGCTTCCGCTCCCTCGCCGACCAGCTGCGCAGCTGGTCCGACGAGCGGCTCGCCCGCCTGCTCGCCGCCCGCCCCGACCTGGCCAGTCCGGTCCCCCACGACTCCAGCCAGCTCGCCTCGCGCGCCGCGGTCCGGTCCTCGCTGCTGCGCGCCCTCGACCAGCTCGACCTGCTCGAGCTCACCGTCCTCGACGCCCTGGTGGTGCTGGGCCACTCCACCCCCGAGCAGCTCGACACGGTGGTCAACGCCGAGCCCACCGACGTCGCCCGCGCGCTGGCCCGGCTCGGTGACCTGGCGCTGGTCTGGGAGAGCCAGGCCGGGCTGCGCCCGCTCACCGGCGTCGCCGACGCCCTGGGGTCGGGACCCGGGACCAGCGGTCTCATGCCGTGCAGCCCAGATTCGCGTCCCCCCGCCGAGATCGAGAAGCGACTGGCCGAGCTATCCGAGCCCGCCCGGACCCTGCTCGAGCACGTGGCCGAGCACGGCGGCGAGGCCACCACCGGCACCTCCCGGCACCTGGTCAGCCCCCACGACGCCCGCACGCCCGCCGAGGAGCTGCTGGCCCGGCGACTGCTGGTGCCCCGCGGTGGCGGAGTCGTCGTGCTCCCCGGCGAGGTCGGCCTGGCGCTGCGCGGCGGCCGCACCACCCGTGAGCCCGTCGGCACCCCGCCCCCGCTGGTCACCAGCGAGCGCGACGCCGCGCTCGTGGACCGCGCCGCCGCGGGCACCGCCTTCGAGGCGGTACGCCGCGTGGAGCTGCTGCTCGACCAGTGGAGCACCCACCCGCCGACGTCGCTGCGCAGCGGCGGCCTCGGGGTGCGCGACCTGCGCGCGACCGCGCTCCTGCTGCACGTGGACGAGCCCACGGCCGCGCTCGTCGTCGAGGTGGCCTACGCCGCCGGACTGCTGGCCACCGCCGCGGACCCCGACGGCAACCCGGCCTGGGTCCCGACCGATGCCTTCGACCTGTGGATCGCCACCACCCCGGCCGAGCGCTGGGTCGCGCTGGTGCGCGCCTGGCTGGACTCCCCCCGCCTGCCCGGCCTGGTCGGCAAGCGCGACAACGCCGGCAAGACCTGGAACGCGCTGGCCCCCGAGCTCACCGGCTCCCACCTCGTCGAGACCCGCCGCACGGCGCTCGGCGAGCTGGCCGCGCTGCCGGACGGGCAGGTCCTGGCCACCGGCACCGGCACGCCGTCGCTGGTGGCCCGGCTGGCCTGGCTGCGGCCGCGCCGGCCGCGCACCCGCGCCGACCTGGTCGCCTGGTCCCTCGAGGAGGCAGCCGCGCTCGGCGTCACCGCCCTCGGCGGCCTGTCCGGCCCCGCCCGGCAGCTGCTCGACGGCGCCGACCCCGTGCCCGCCCTGACCCGGCTGATGCCCGAGCCGGTCGACCACGTGCTGCTCCAGGCCGACCTGACCGCCGTCGCCCCCGGCCCGCTGGAGTCCAGCCTCGCGCGCCGCCTGGCGCTCGTCGCCGACGTGGAGTCACGCGGCGGCGCGACGACGTACCGCTTCACGCCGGGGTCGGTACGCCGAGCCTTGGACACCGGCTGGGGGGCCGCGGAGCTGCACGAGTTCCTGGCCTCGGTCTCGCGCACGCCGGTGCCGCAGCCGCTGACCTACCTCGTCGACGACACCGCCCGCACCTTCGGCACGATCCGGGTCGGGCACGCCGAGGCGTTCCTGCGCGCCGACGACGAGACCGCACTGGCCGAACTGCTGCACCACCCGCGCGCCGCCTCGCTGGGCCTGCGCCGCATCGCGCCGACGGTGCTGATCAGCGACACCCCGATCGACGTGCTGCTCCCCCGGCTGCGCGACCTCGGCGCCGCACCGGTGGTCGAGGCCCCGGACGGCACGGTGCGGGTCTCGCGCCCGGACCTGCTGCGCGCGCGCACGCCCAAGGAGCACCGCCGCAGCGCCGGCGCCAGCGCGGCCCGGGCCACCGCCACCGTGGCCGCGGTGGTCACCGCGATCCGCTCCGGGGACCGCGCCGCCGAGGCCCGTCCGACCGGCGCCGCGGCGGCCCCGCTGACCCCGAGCGGGTCGCTGGCGGCGCTGCGCGAGGCCGTCGAGACCCGCACCAGCGTGCTGATCGGGTACGTCGACAACCACGGCACCTCCACCGAGCGGGTGGTCGACCCGATCTCGGTCGAGGGTGGCCAGCTGACCGCCCACGACCACCGCTCCGACGACGTGCGCACCTTCGCGGTGCACCGCATCTCGGTGGTCCGCCCCGTCGAGGACTGA
- a CDS encoding FHA domain-containing protein, whose product MTDPRQDTARPPHSGPRSYRSGEWYAVVGPHTLLLLPPDQRARAARLWELADGGADLEELLDALLAGGLRSLPGFALAGVVEDGDTRVLLRGPVHAELHGDEGVLSLDGTEAASFLDRRVPRVRRVTLSAGEANGPDLLLTDGLVRAARVDHPPYVAQAPAPPPAPPVSVPESPPAPPAPPTPPPPPPPPPPRPEPPAMPTPPPPPPSPSPSPADVPFGGPDTGPIGLPDPEAPTALDLPAVPDFPPVPPPPMGGPSPVPGTPPAGAPVGWGAGDREAGFHRRHGDHADPPEPSEPEPAGAAADAPVARLVISDGTVVDVDRPVLIGRAPAARRAVAGEDARLVTVPSPHQEISATHLEVSPGAGADTGSAVVTDLGSTNGSVLARPGLPPEALQPGVSALLVPGSLIDLGDGVTIQVTTP is encoded by the coding sequence ATGACCGACCCGAGGCAGGACACCGCCCGGCCGCCGCACAGCGGACCGCGGTCCTACCGCAGCGGGGAGTGGTACGCCGTCGTCGGCCCGCACACCCTGCTCCTGCTGCCCCCGGACCAGCGCGCCCGCGCCGCCCGGCTGTGGGAGCTGGCCGACGGGGGCGCCGACCTCGAGGAGCTCCTGGACGCCCTGCTGGCCGGTGGGCTGCGCTCGCTGCCCGGCTTCGCGCTCGCCGGGGTCGTCGAGGACGGGGACACCCGGGTGCTGCTGCGCGGCCCCGTGCACGCCGAGCTGCACGGCGACGAGGGCGTCCTCTCCCTGGACGGCACCGAGGCCGCGAGCTTCCTGGACCGCCGGGTCCCGCGGGTGCGCCGGGTGACGCTGAGCGCCGGCGAGGCGAACGGTCCCGACCTGCTGCTCACCGACGGGCTGGTGCGCGCCGCGCGGGTCGACCACCCGCCGTACGTCGCGCAGGCGCCGGCCCCGCCGCCCGCCCCGCCGGTCTCCGTGCCGGAGTCGCCGCCCGCCCCGCCCGCCCCGCCGACCCCGCCTCCGCCTCCGCCGCCCCCGCCGCCGCGGCCGGAGCCCCCGGCCATGCCGACCCCGCCTCCGCCGCCTCCGTCGCCGTCGCCGTCGCCGGCCGACGTACCGTTCGGCGGTCCGGACACCGGCCCGATCGGTCTGCCCGACCCCGAGGCGCCGACGGCCCTGGACCTGCCTGCGGTCCCCGACTTCCCGCCGGTGCCCCCGCCCCCGATGGGCGGGCCCTCCCCGGTCCCCGGAACCCCGCCCGCCGGTGCGCCGGTCGGATGGGGCGCCGGCGACCGCGAGGCCGGCTTCCACCGGCGCCACGGTGACCACGCCGACCCGCCGGAGCCGTCCGAGCCCGAGCCCGCCGGTGCCGCGGCCGACGCCCCGGTGGCGCGGCTGGTCATCTCCGACGGAACGGTGGTCGACGTGGACCGCCCGGTGCTGATCGGACGTGCGCCCGCGGCCCGTCGCGCCGTCGCCGGGGAGGACGCGCGGCTGGTGACGGTGCCGAGCCCGCACCAGGAGATCTCCGCCACCCACCTCGAGGTCAGCCCCGGCGCCGGGGCCGACACCGGCTCCGCGGTGGTCACCGACCTCGGCTCGACCAACGGCAGCGTGCTGGCCCGCCCGGGCCTGCCCCCGGAGGCGCTCCAACCGGGCGTCTCGGCGCTGCTCGTCCCGGGGTCGCTGATCGACCTCGGCGACGGGGTCACCATCCAGGTCACCACTCCCTGA